Genomic segment of Phycisphaerae bacterium:
CGTCACCGTCGCCGGCGCCTTGACCTGGGCGATCACCTGCCGCGCCAGGTTCTCGCTGACCGCCAGCCGCTCGCGGTCCACGTCCATCAGCGACAGCCGAACGTCCCGCAGCTCCGGAAAGCACATCAGGTCGGTAATGATCGTCCGCGCAAAGATGAAACTCCCCGCCCCGATAAACGCAATCTTCGGTCCCATCAAGGTATTCTCCACGCTCGTCTTCAAGGCTTCGTTACGTACGGCAAGATCATACCGATCCGCCGGCAAATATCAACATCGCCGCTCCGGCGACACACAACCGGCGGCCCGCGACCCGCTCACCGCTCCATCGCCAGCGGCGCCTTCGGTGCGATATCGAGGCTCTTCCACCAGCCCGGATCCTTCAGGTAGCGTTTGACCCGCATGGCCGCCGCCACGCCGTCGCCGCAGGCGGTCGCCAGTTGGGCCACGTTGCCTACGCGGCAATCGCCGGCGGTAAACACGCCCCGCTGGGAGGTGCACAGGCACCACGGGTCGCACTGGATGTGCCCGGTCTCGTCGAGCTCCACAAAGCCCCTCAGGAAGTCGGTGTTGGGCACCGTGCCGATGAAGACGAAAACGCCGTCGCAGTCGATCCGCCCCTCCGCCGCCGTCCGCAGGTCCTTGGTCCGCACGTACCCGACGCGCTTCTCGCCCTCGATGCTCGTGACGATCGTATCCAGGACGAGTTCGATGTTGCCGCCCCGTTCGATCAAATCCTTGAGCTCTTCGACCAGCACCGCGTCGCCGCGAAACTCCCGCCGGCGGTGCACCAGACAGACCTTGGCCGCGAACTTGGCCAGGTGGATCGTTTCCTCGAGCGCGGTGTTGCCGCCGCCGACGCTGACCACGATCTTGCCCTCGAAGAACGGGGCGTCGCAGGTTCCGCAATAGCTGACGCCCGCCCCGGCGCTGCGGAACTCCTCCTCGCCCTGGACGCCCAGGTGCCGGTATCGGCTGCCGGGCGTCAGGATGACCGACCGCGCGGCGATCCGCTCGCCCTCGTCGCCGATACCGATGACGCAGCGCCGGTCGTCGAGGCGTTCAATGCCGGTCACCTCCGCCAACTGCCGAATCTCCGCGCCGAAGTTGGTACACTGCTCGACCATCCTCGCCACCAGGTCCGGGCCGCTGATCTTGATGTGGCCCGGATAGTTCTCGATCCGGTCGGTGTCGTTGATCTGCCCGCCCGGCAGCATCTTGTCCAGCACCACCGTTCTGAAGCGGTCGCGGGCCGTGTAAAGGGCGGCCGCCAGTCCCGCCGGGCCGCCGCCGATGATGGCCACGTCGTATTCGCGTTGCTCGCTCATATCCGATCACCTCCAACTGCTCGAAGTACCCACCGGACGGCCCGCCGATACTGGGCGGGATAGCGACCGGCCACGTCGCGCTCCTCGACCCGCGTCCAGACCAGATCGGGGCCGAACCGGATGCCTTGCCAGACCCCCTCCTCATCGAAGAGATACCGGGCCCGCTCAAACTCATAGTCGTTCAGCGTCGCGACCGTCGCATCCGGCAGCAGGTCGATCCGCATCGCCGACAGCGCCGTCGAAAGGTCCGTCGGGCGGCTTGCGTAGCCGGATTGCGGCGAACCCGCCTCCGCCAAGGCCGCGATCAGCAGCAGGTCCGCGCCGTCGCAGACAAACTCCTTGGGGCGTTCCAGGTTCAACGTCATCCGCTGCCGGTTGATCACCCCGAGCATTTCGATTGTCCGCTCGTCAAACTCCACCTTTCGGGCGACCGAGTGCCGCTGCCGGCCGACCGAAATGGCCAGCGTGACCGCGGTCCGCCCGGCGCTCAGGTCGCCGGTGAACTCCGCCACGGTCCCCTGTTCGTACTCGAGCTCGCCGCGCTGAATGAAGAGGAAGTTCGACGCGTTTATCCGGTCCGTCCGGCCCGACGTTTGGATCGCGGACATGAGAAACCCGATCGGCTGGTCGCCGATCCGAACCTCGAACCAGCCGGAAGCCCGATCCGCCAGGGCGTCGACGTCCGCCGCCGCCAGGATCGCCCGCACGTCCAGAGGCATCGGTTCCTCAGCCGTATCGCCGCCGAACTTCAGGCCCGAGACGACCCGGTCGAAAACCGCCGCCGTCTCGGCAAGGGGGCCGGTTCCCAGCCCCACCTGGCCCAGAAGCGCCGCACCGCCTTCGGCCACGCCCAGGTAGATCAGATTCTGATAGCCGGGCATGTCCCGCCCGTAGCGGACGAAGCCCTTGTAGATCGCCGGATCATCGGCCCCGGGCAGTCGCGATATCGCCA
This window contains:
- a CDS encoding FAD-dependent oxidoreductase; this translates as MSEQREYDVAIIGGGPAGLAAALYTARDRFRTVVLDKMLPGGQINDTDRIENYPGHIKISGPDLVARMVEQCTNFGAEIRQLAEVTGIERLDDRRCVIGIGDEGERIAARSVILTPGSRYRHLGVQGEEEFRSAGAGVSYCGTCDAPFFEGKIVVSVGGGNTALEETIHLAKFAAKVCLVHRRREFRGDAVLVEELKDLIERGGNIELVLDTIVTSIEGEKRVGYVRTKDLRTAAEGRIDCDGVFVFIGTVPNTDFLRGFVELDETGHIQCDPWCLCTSQRGVFTAGDCRVGNVAQLATACGDGVAAAMRVKRYLKDPGWWKSLDIAPKAPLAMER